A stretch of the Aegilops tauschii subsp. strangulata cultivar AL8/78 chromosome 4, Aet v6.0, whole genome shotgun sequence genome encodes the following:
- the LOC109754130 gene encoding uncharacterized protein, whose protein sequence is MNTNKTHAVLSDPNKRILYDVGAYDSDGDDEGAGDILGDILKAMNHTPPHLEDGKRESLEDLQKQSEELFLKPGACSSKSLPQPSSSSSKTRAGRK, encoded by the exons ATGAACACGAACAAAACGCATGCAGTTCTGTCGGACCCCAACAAGCGTATCCTCTATGACGTCGGAGCCTACGacagcgacggcgacgacgag GGTGCAGGAGACATACTGGGAGACATCCTGAAGGCCATGAACCACACACCTCCACAC CTGGAAGACGGCAAGCGCGAGAGCTTGGAGGATCTGCAGAAGCAGTCCGAGGAGCTGTTCCTCAAGCCCGGCGCTTGCTCCTCCAAGTCGCTGCCGCagccgtcgtcctcctcctccaagaCAAGGGCAGGCAGGAAGTAG